A region from the Sandaracinus amylolyticus genome encodes:
- the coaD gene encoding pantetheine-phosphate adenylyltransferase: MTIAVYAGTFDPLTEGHVSVVRQAVRLFAHVRVLVAVHPTKKPLFTADERVAMIREALAMMPTVSVAWTSKLVIEHARAIGATHLVRGLRDAADAAWETDLARQNRELAPDLSTIMLPAEAHLAKVSSSELKARAARGDDLEPWCPPSIAAHLRTRIAEQAR, from the coding sequence ATGACGATCGCGGTGTATGCCGGCACGTTCGATCCGCTCACCGAGGGGCACGTCTCGGTGGTGCGCCAGGCCGTGCGCCTCTTCGCGCACGTGCGCGTGCTCGTCGCGGTGCATCCCACCAAGAAGCCGCTCTTCACCGCCGACGAGCGCGTCGCGATGATCCGGGAGGCGCTCGCGATGATGCCCACGGTGAGCGTCGCGTGGACGTCGAAGCTCGTCATCGAGCACGCCCGCGCGATCGGCGCGACGCACCTGGTGCGCGGCCTGCGCGACGCGGCGGATGCAGCGTGGGAGACCGATCTGGCGCGGCAGAACCGCGAGCTCGCGCCGGACCTCAGCACGATCATGCTGCCTGCCGAGGCGCACCTCGCGAAGGTCTCGTCCTCCGAGCTCAAGGCGCGCGCAGCGCGCGGCGACGATCTCGAGCCGTGGTGCCCGCCTTCGATCGCGGCGCACCTGCGCACGCGCATCGCGGAGCAGGCGCGATGA